A window of the candidate division KSB1 bacterium genome harbors these coding sequences:
- a CDS encoding multiheme c-type cytochrome, whose protein sequence is MKRLFFILALLFLITPNLFSQQLPAGEEALGTKKYDQYEKPEVCKSCHPDIYQQWTQSMMSQSYVHHWDEIEYFDLAVAHGKADSKFWPVSHGCNGCHAPLAFLAGQVPPPRPAENSRANEGVSCDVCHTITGFKGDTPFNFSYISQPGRVKYGPKPGLVSPHHETKQSDFMTQAEFCGNCHNEKDPWGVWVKSTHLEWKEGPYAKEGVPCHRCHAPKAWGKNATMSKEDMVAQHLFHGAHDPGKIAGTIEIRMHPEEREVEVGGTVVLKVQLFNAKTGHKFPTGSVEDRIVWLHVTATDAAGKEYHLPVDKKGFEGEEYTIAADVLAYQDLGIPKGIPNFKGVQRDGVPIGDRIFRMPYFDEQGRMTIMQWNTAKLGVDYRIGPRETKVETYTWKLPENIAVGKVTFKAQLNYQKLVKPVADFLGVPADESEIVPVNSATTWVEVYD, encoded by the coding sequence ATGAAACGTCTATTTTTCATCTTAGCCCTGCTGTTTTTAATCACCCCCAATTTATTCTCTCAGCAACTTCCTGCAGGAGAAGAAGCGCTAGGGACGAAAAAATACGATCAATACGAAAAGCCTGAGGTCTGCAAGAGCTGCCACCCTGATATTTATCAGCAATGGACCCAATCGATGATGTCGCAATCTTATGTCCATCATTGGGATGAGATTGAGTATTTCGATCTGGCAGTGGCGCATGGGAAGGCGGATTCGAAGTTCTGGCCTGTATCCCATGGCTGCAACGGCTGTCATGCGCCGCTGGCGTTTTTGGCAGGGCAGGTGCCACCACCTCGGCCAGCGGAAAATTCTCGAGCCAACGAAGGCGTCAGTTGCGATGTCTGCCACACCATTACAGGCTTCAAGGGCGATACGCCATTCAATTTCAGCTATATTTCTCAGCCAGGGAGGGTGAAATACGGGCCTAAACCAGGATTGGTCTCTCCGCATCATGAGACTAAGCAGAGCGATTTCATGACCCAGGCTGAATTCTGTGGCAACTGCCATAATGAAAAAGATCCCTGGGGCGTCTGGGTGAAATCGACACATCTGGAATGGAAAGAGGGACCTTATGCCAAAGAAGGCGTGCCCTGCCATCGCTGCCATGCACCCAAAGCCTGGGGCAAAAACGCCACGATGTCCAAAGAAGATATGGTCGCCCAGCATCTGTTCCATGGAGCGCATGATCCTGGCAAAATTGCTGGAACCATCGAAATTCGCATGCACCCAGAGGAGCGAGAGGTGGAAGTGGGTGGTACCGTGGTTTTGAAGGTGCAGTTATTCAATGCCAAGACAGGACATAAATTTCCTACGGGATCGGTGGAAGATCGCATCGTGTGGCTACATGTAACGGCGACCGATGCGGCTGGCAAAGAGTATCATCTGCCCGTGGATAAGAAGGGTTTCGAGGGCGAAGAGTACACCATTGCGGCGGATGTGCTGGCGTATCAGGATCTGGGCATCCCCAAAGGCATTCCCAATTTCAAAGGTGTGCAGCGGGATGGTGTTCCAATCGGTGACAGAATTTTCCGCATGCCCTATTTCGATGAACAGGGACGGATGACCATCATGCAATGGAATACGGCGAAACTGGGTGTAGACTATCGTATTGGCCCCAGAGAGACGAAGGTCGAGACCTACACATGGAAGCTCCCTGAAAACATCGCTGTTGGCAAAGTTACTTTCAAGGCTCAGTTGAATTATCAAAAATTGGTGAAGCCAGTGGCGGATTTTCTGGGCGTTCCTGCCGATGAAAGCGAAATCGTGCCCGTCAATTCGGCGACGACGTGGGTTGAGGTTTATGATTAA
- a CDS encoding superoxide dismutase produces MSSNRREFLKQAGIGGGVLLFGSGMVHASGMGKQGQPIEPGQHQLAPLPYDYNALEPVIDEQTLRLHHGKHHAGYVKGLNTAEIKLKEAREANDFALIKHWERELAFHGSGHVLHEMFWQNLSPKGGGKPDGKLAKAIDAEFGSFDAFKAQMIAATNAVEGSGWGVFAYHVPFKKLVILQAEKHQDLTIWGAIPLLVIDVWEHAYYLKYQNRRSDFVTAIFDIINWKDVAARFEEASE; encoded by the coding sequence ATGTCATCCAACCGACGAGAGTTTTTAAAGCAAGCGGGAATTGGGGGCGGCGTATTGTTGTTCGGCAGCGGGATGGTTCATGCCAGCGGCATGGGCAAGCAGGGTCAGCCCATTGAGCCAGGCCAGCATCAACTGGCGCCGTTGCCGTACGATTACAATGCGCTGGAGCCAGTGATTGACGAGCAGACGTTGCGATTGCATCATGGCAAACACCATGCAGGTTATGTGAAGGGCTTGAACACGGCCGAGATCAAGCTCAAAGAGGCTCGGGAAGCCAACGATTTTGCGTTGATCAAACATTGGGAGCGGGAACTGGCGTTTCACGGCTCGGGACATGTATTGCATGAGATGTTCTGGCAGAATCTGTCGCCCAAAGGCGGCGGCAAGCCCGATGGCAAATTGGCCAAAGCCATCGACGCTGAGTTCGGTAGCTTCGATGCCTTCAAAGCGCAGATGATCGCTGCCACCAATGCTGTAGAAGGCAGTGGCTGGGGCGTGTTCGCCTATCATGTGCCATTTAAAAAATTAGTTATTCTTCAGGCCGAGAAGCATCAGGATTTGACCATCTGGGGAGCAATTCCGCTTTTGGTCATTGATGTCTGGGAACATGCCTATTATCTCAAATATCAAAATCGGCGCTCCGATTTTGTGACGGCGATTTTTGATATTATCAATTGGAAGGATGTGGCGGCGAGGTTTGAAGAAGCCAGTGAATAA
- a CDS encoding T9SS type A sorting domain-containing protein translates to MKKMIPIIIVILAFTTRLLPNSGGITGRTTTGCTCHGTLSAGNSVITISASPDIFSGAGFAAGNTYTLTITVTGGPSGNSGGFNLKASAGSFSNPSAAAKLQSGEVTHKNPSSRTWTVDWTAPTTPTDSVVFNFTGNSVNNNGDSSGDDPTEVARRTAYRTTAIVDRDLLVVTSFQLWQNYPNPFNAETTIGYQIHRPGEVRLRIFDLNGREIFSATQQHGTAGTYFFHWNGIGMDGRPAASGVYAYQVTFNNTTQSRKLILLK, encoded by the coding sequence ATGAAAAAAATGATCCCCATCATCATTGTCATTTTAGCATTCACCACACGGCTGTTGCCAAACTCTGGTGGCATCACGGGGCGGACGACTACGGGCTGCACCTGTCATGGAACGCTGAGCGCAGGGAATTCGGTGATAACCATCAGCGCCTCGCCCGATATTTTTTCAGGCGCTGGTTTTGCAGCGGGCAATACCTATACTCTGACCATCACGGTCACGGGAGGCCCCAGTGGGAATTCAGGCGGCTTTAATTTGAAAGCATCAGCGGGAAGCTTCAGCAATCCCAGCGCTGCTGCCAAATTGCAATCGGGCGAAGTCACCCACAAAAATCCCTCATCCCGAACCTGGACCGTAGATTGGACCGCACCCACCACGCCCACTGATTCGGTGGTGTTCAATTTTACGGGCAATTCGGTCAATAACAATGGGGATTCTTCAGGGGATGATCCCACCGAGGTTGCTCGAAGGACGGCCTATCGAACGACGGCGATTGTCGATCGGGACCTGCTGGTCGTTACCAGTTTCCAACTCTGGCAGAATTATCCCAACCCATTCAATGCCGAAACCACGATCGGTTATCAGATTCATCGGCCAGGTGAGGTTCGGTTGCGGATTTTCGATCTGAATGGACGGGAGATTTTTAGCGCCACGCAGCAGCATGGTACGGCGGGAACTTATTTCTTCCATTGGAATGGGATCGGCATGGACGGCCGCCCAGCGGCTTCGGGCGTTTATGCCTATCAGGTCACCTTCAACAATACGACCCAAAGTCGAAAACTAATTTTGTTGAAGTGA
- a CDS encoding DUF2892 domain-containing protein, whose product MKTNVGATDKLIRIVVGILLIVWGIFGSKIWVIIGLIPLITGLIGYCPLYTVLGINTCKTKTQ is encoded by the coding sequence ATGAAGACAAATGTTGGCGCTACGGACAAACTGATCCGCATCGTAGTGGGTATTCTGTTAATCGTTTGGGGCATCTTTGGCTCCAAGATTTGGGTCATTATTGGCCTGATCCCGCTCATCACAGGCTTGATCGGCTATTGCCCGCTTTACACAGTGCTGGGTATTAACACCTGCAAAACCAAAACCCAGTGA
- a CDS encoding nitroreductase family protein — MFTSFIDILNKRKASRAIAITALSDEIIHKLMAAAQLSASCFNNQPWRFLFLTEPEALEKGRKALSGGNSWAKTAPLLIVGFSKPDLDCQLKDGRNYYLFDLGMACQLILLQATELNLIARPMAGFSPQVIKDEFKIPAEWEIYVMIAVGYEGDISQLSEDLQKKSLAPRTRKPLAENFFINKFV, encoded by the coding sequence ATGTTCACGTCTTTCATCGATATTCTGAACAAACGAAAAGCGTCTCGTGCCATTGCCATCACGGCATTGAGCGACGAGATCATCCATAAATTGATGGCTGCGGCCCAGCTTTCAGCCTCCTGTTTCAATAATCAACCCTGGCGATTTTTATTTCTGACCGAACCAGAAGCGTTGGAGAAAGGTCGTAAAGCGCTCTCAGGCGGCAATAGCTGGGCAAAAACAGCGCCCTTGCTAATCGTTGGATTCTCCAAACCCGATCTGGATTGCCAGCTAAAAGATGGTCGTAATTATTATTTGTTCGATCTCGGCATGGCCTGCCAGTTGATTCTCTTGCAAGCCACAGAACTGAATTTGATCGCTCGTCCCATGGCAGGCTTTTCGCCGCAGGTGATCAAAGACGAATTTAAAATCCCTGCGGAGTGGGAAATATACGTCATGATCGCCGTAGGTTATGAGGGCGATATAAGCCAGTTGAGTGAAGACTTGCAGAAGAAATCCTTGGCGCCGAGAACGAGAAAGCCGCTGGCGGAGAATTTTTTTATCAACAAGTTTGTGTGA
- a CDS encoding DUF5777 family beta-barrel protein: MRKLLLAAVIAIVAIGLVIPIQAQQKSNPEKQQAELQKNVTTIFKKHCATSGCHRGQNPKKKLNLEADKFVAAVVDVPSLQVDSLKLVDTKNPEKSYLLMKVKGTKGIVGDRMPEEAPPLKAEEIAAIEQWIISLKVATPKEGTEKVPEGEKKSPKMNEEAAGDGFEAPPFWATQLINLPTTQPIGERELLFRVSHRFFPAVSEGYDQYYGLNGPANILIGLGYGITDNLNIGFGHSNFNHEWELAVQWRMVEQGKQWNFPLSVSLRASGSLITQKSDDESVFRSENFKSNWQLMLSRQFTNALSLLLVPSFSTNTYYLDPLTENTFALGTGARFMFVEDLSLVGEWAPVLSGYKFRHNYWGLGLEYKVGGHVFHVFVTNSFGLTSDQYITGGNLDIKDGDYRIGFNIYRTFWF; this comes from the coding sequence ATGCGAAAACTACTTTTGGCGGCGGTGATTGCGATTGTGGCAATTGGTTTAGTAATCCCAATTCAGGCGCAACAGAAAAGCAATCCTGAAAAACAACAAGCAGAGCTTCAGAAAAATGTCACGACGATATTCAAGAAGCATTGTGCCACTTCGGGCTGCCATCGAGGCCAGAATCCCAAGAAGAAATTGAATCTGGAGGCGGACAAATTCGTCGCTGCCGTGGTGGACGTCCCGAGCTTGCAAGTGGACTCGTTGAAACTAGTAGATACAAAAAATCCTGAGAAGAGCTATCTGTTGATGAAGGTCAAAGGGACGAAAGGGATTGTCGGCGATCGGATGCCAGAGGAGGCACCGCCGTTGAAGGCCGAGGAGATCGCTGCCATCGAGCAGTGGATTATCAGCTTAAAAGTTGCAACACCTAAAGAAGGGACCGAGAAGGTTCCTGAGGGTGAAAAAAAAAGCCCAAAAATGAATGAAGAAGCGGCAGGGGATGGCTTTGAAGCCCCTCCTTTCTGGGCGACCCAGCTTATCAACCTGCCGACCACGCAGCCGATCGGGGAAAGAGAGCTTCTGTTTCGGGTATCGCATCGCTTTTTCCCTGCCGTGAGCGAAGGCTATGACCAGTATTACGGGCTGAATGGCCCTGCCAATATCCTCATCGGGCTGGGCTATGGGATTACCGATAATTTGAACATTGGTTTTGGGCATAGCAACTTCAACCACGAGTGGGAATTGGCAGTGCAATGGCGCATGGTGGAGCAGGGCAAACAATGGAATTTCCCGCTGTCGGTGAGTTTGAGGGCAAGTGGCAGTCTCATCACGCAAAAATCGGATGACGAATCGGTATTCCGTTCGGAGAACTTTAAATCCAATTGGCAATTGATGCTGTCACGGCAGTTCACCAATGCCCTGTCGCTGCTGCTGGTGCCGTCGTTCTCGACCAATACCTATTATCTCGATCCGTTGACGGAGAACACCTTTGCGCTGGGCACGGGCGCCAGGTTCATGTTCGTGGAAGACCTTTCTCTGGTCGGTGAATGGGCGCCAGTTCTGTCGGGCTATAAATTCCGACATAATTATTGGGGATTGGGACTGGAGTACAAGGTCGGCGGACATGTGTTTCATGTCTTCGTCACCAATTCATTTGGCCTGACGTCAGACCAGTACATTACGGGCGGAAATCTGGATATCAAGGATGGCGATTATCGGATCGGTTTTAATATTTATCGGACGTTCTGGTTCTAA
- a CDS encoding CBS domain-containing protein: protein MKVKDILAAKGTHVVTINQEATVYEALETFAANRVGSLLVLDEKGGIVGIVAARDALMAVLRACDEIRKIKVKEIMTKNIIIGDPEDDLDSVEVIMTENRIRHLPIIKDNKLAGIVSIGDVVKAQLKNIHVENRYLKDYILGKYPA, encoded by the coding sequence ATGAAAGTAAAAGACATCTTAGCTGCAAAAGGGACACATGTCGTTACGATCAATCAGGAAGCTACAGTCTACGAAGCCTTGGAGACATTTGCTGCTAATCGGGTAGGGTCATTATTGGTACTGGACGAGAAAGGAGGCATTGTGGGCATCGTTGCTGCCAGAGATGCGCTGATGGCTGTTTTGCGAGCCTGCGATGAAATTCGGAAAATCAAAGTAAAGGAAATCATGACCAAAAATATTATTATCGGTGATCCAGAAGACGATCTGGATAGCGTTGAGGTGATCATGACCGAGAACCGTATCCGCCATCTGCCGATCATCAAGGACAACAAATTGGCTGGCATCGTCTCCATCGGCGATGTGGTTAAGGCCCAGTTGAAAAATATTCATGTGGAGAACCGATATTTGAAGGATTATATTTTGGGGAAATATCCAGCTTGA
- a CDS encoding rubredoxin has protein sequence MQKYVCQVCGYVYDPAEGDPDGGIKPGTKFEDIPDDWVCPVCGADKSQFEPTD, from the coding sequence ATGCAAAAGTACGTCTGCCAGGTGTGTGGCTATGTGTACGATCCCGCTGAAGGCGATCCCGATGGCGGCATTAAACCAGGGACCAAATTCGAAGACATCCCCGACGATTGGGTGTGCCCAGTCTGCGGCGCTGACAAGAGCCAGTTCGAACCGACAGATTAA
- a CDS encoding 2-oxoacid:acceptor oxidoreductase subunit alpha, translating to MIINNMTILMGGDAGQGLDSTGSGFCKSLARAGLQVFSVQDNRSRIRGGHNFYVIKTSDQPIVSWTEPVQVLIALTEESVGIHQSKIVPSGAVIFDSEMNVDQEALKQKQIKPIAVPLGKIAQEVGGSKVMANTAALGALAGLTQFPMEHIFSVIRDNFKKKGEQVVEINAKVSQGAYDFVRQNYPDSFGWKLQAVKAPERMVMNGNEAIALGALVGGCNFTAAYPMTPGTSIFEWLNKNADKYGIVSKQAEDEIAAINMAIGAAHVGARALVPTSGGGFSLMVEALGLAGMTETPVVIVLAQRPGPSTGLATRTEQADLLFALHASQGEFPRFIIAPGDTKQCFEAGARAFNLAEKYQAPAIILTDDFLATSNRTIDKSEIDFSKIKIERGKLLTDADLDRFQGEYKRHAYVEDGVSPRALPGHPKAVFRTTSDEHNEVGEIIEDAETRIRMHEKRMKKLETALPDMNGPILYGPEIAETTFICWGSTLAPLQAAVQELNQTKKNSANILQFVDLWPLNEQKIRPYFKKAGRLIAVEGNFTGQLATLLKMTLGIEVAGKILKYDGRPFSPEYILRQFEKF from the coding sequence ATGATTATCAATAATATGACGATATTAATGGGCGGTGATGCAGGGCAGGGGCTGGATTCTACGGGGTCTGGTTTTTGTAAATCTTTAGCTCGGGCGGGCTTGCAGGTTTTCAGTGTGCAGGACAATCGTTCTCGCATTCGTGGCGGGCATAATTTCTATGTGATCAAGACATCGGACCAGCCGATCGTTAGTTGGACTGAGCCTGTGCAGGTGCTGATTGCGCTCACCGAAGAATCGGTCGGCATTCATCAATCGAAGATTGTGCCAAGCGGTGCTGTGATTTTCGATTCAGAGATGAACGTGGATCAGGAAGCGCTGAAGCAAAAGCAGATCAAACCCATCGCTGTGCCGTTGGGCAAAATTGCCCAGGAGGTGGGCGGCAGCAAGGTGATGGCCAATACCGCAGCTCTGGGCGCTCTGGCTGGGCTGACACAATTTCCCATGGAGCATATCTTCTCGGTCATCAGAGATAATTTCAAGAAAAAAGGCGAGCAGGTGGTCGAGATCAATGCCAAAGTTTCGCAGGGGGCGTATGATTTTGTGCGGCAAAATTATCCCGATTCGTTCGGCTGGAAATTGCAGGCGGTGAAGGCGCCCGAGCGGATGGTGATGAATGGGAATGAAGCGATTGCATTGGGAGCATTGGTGGGCGGCTGCAATTTCACGGCTGCCTATCCCATGACGCCAGGCACTTCCATTTTTGAATGGCTGAACAAAAACGCTGACAAATATGGCATCGTTTCTAAGCAGGCGGAGGACGAGATCGCTGCGATCAACATGGCCATCGGCGCAGCGCATGTTGGTGCCAGGGCGCTGGTCCCGACCTCAGGCGGCGGCTTCTCGTTGATGGTCGAGGCGCTGGGATTGGCGGGCATGACCGAGACGCCCGTGGTGATCGTGCTGGCGCAGCGGCCAGGTCCGTCTACGGGATTGGCCACTCGCACTGAGCAGGCCGATCTGCTATTTGCGCTTCATGCCTCCCAGGGCGAATTTCCCAGATTCATCATTGCCCCAGGCGATACCAAACAATGTTTTGAAGCAGGCGCTCGGGCGTTCAATCTGGCGGAAAAATATCAGGCGCCAGCAATTATTTTGACAGATGATTTTCTGGCCACATCAAATCGAACGATTGATAAATCGGAAATTGATTTTAGCAAGATTAAAATTGAACGAGGCAAATTGTTGACCGATGCCGATCTGGATCGTTTCCAGGGGGAATATAAACGTCATGCGTATGTGGAAGATGGTGTATCGCCCCGAGCTCTGCCAGGTCATCCCAAAGCCGTGTTCCGAACCACCAGCGATGAGCACAACGAGGTGGGCGAGATCATCGAGGATGCCGAGACCCGCATCAGAATGCACGAGAAGCGGATGAAGAAATTGGAGACGGCGCTGCCTGACATGAACGGACCGATTCTGTACGGACCCGAAATAGCTGAGACCACGTTTATTTGTTGGGGCTCGACTTTGGCACCATTGCAGGCTGCGGTTCAAGAGTTAAATCAAACCAAAAAGAACAGCGCCAACATTTTGCAGTTTGTCGATCTCTGGCCGCTCAATGAACAGAAGATTCGGCCGTATTTCAAAAAAGCAGGGAGGCTGATCGCTGTGGAAGGCAATTTTACAGGCCAACTGGCAACGCTGCTGAAGATGACGTTGGGCATCGAGGTGGCTGGCAAGATTTTGAAATACGATGGTCGGCCGTTTTCGCCTGAGTATATTTTGAGGCAGTTTGAGAAGTTTTGA
- a CDS encoding putative toxin-antitoxin system toxin component, PIN family, with protein MKIVIDTNILFSALLSKETSLRKTLFSRDNYFYSPNFVVAEIFKHKERILKYSKSEESDVYEFLNSILKKINFVNEDFISIENWQEAFRLCSDIDQKDTPFVALALELNAMLWTGDNKLKRGLIAKGFNSFFVPDF; from the coding sequence ATGAAAATTGTAATCGATACCAATATTCTTTTTTCTGCTCTTTTATCGAAAGAAACCTCATTAAGAAAGACTCTGTTCAGCAGGGATAATTATTTCTATTCTCCAAACTTTGTTGTGGCTGAAATCTTTAAACACAAAGAGCGAATCCTGAAATATTCGAAATCCGAGGAATCGGATGTCTATGAATTCTTAAATAGCATTCTAAAAAAGATCAATTTCGTGAACGAAGATTTTATTTCGATCGAGAATTGGCAGGAGGCTTTTAGACTTTGTTCAGATATTGATCAAAAAGATACTCCGTTTGTCGCTCTTGCATTAGAGCTGAACGCTATGCTATGGACTGGAGATAATAAGCTGAAGCGAGGATTGATTGCAAAAGGATTTAATAGCTTTTTTGTTCCAGACTTTTGA
- a CDS encoding 2-oxoacid:ferredoxin oxidoreductase subunit beta, which yields MAEVKDYETHHKPTWCPGCGNYGIWNSLKAALANQNIAPHQVLIVSGIGCGSKLPDYTYANGFMSLHGRPLPVATGAHLANHELKIILTHGDGDGYSMGGNHFIHAIRRNIDVVDIYQNNKVYGLTKGQYSPTSDKGFISKTTLNGSIEESVNPIAIAIAQGATFVSRGFAGDMKHLTWLIEQALQHKGYSLVDVFQPCVSFNKVNTYQWYMKRVYKLQDDTDYDVTNRTLAFEKSLEWGDKIPIGIFYQVKGKLTYADQLPVLKKGAMVKQAMRTSVPEEVKNQFV from the coding sequence ATGGCAGAAGTCAAAGATTACGAAACCCATCATAAACCGACCTGGTGTCCTGGCTGTGGCAATTATGGGATCTGGAATTCACTGAAAGCGGCATTGGCTAATCAAAATATAGCACCGCACCAGGTCTTGATTGTCTCAGGCATTGGTTGTGGCAGCAAGCTGCCTGATTATACATATGCAAATGGCTTCATGAGCTTGCACGGCCGTCCGCTTCCTGTGGCTACTGGGGCTCATTTAGCGAATCATGAATTGAAAATCATATTGACCCACGGAGATGGCGATGGCTATAGCATGGGCGGCAACCATTTCATCCACGCTATTCGGCGCAATATCGATGTGGTAGATATTTATCAGAACAATAAAGTCTATGGCTTAACTAAAGGGCAGTATTCGCCAACCAGCGACAAAGGTTTTATTTCGAAAACAACCTTGAATGGCTCGATCGAGGAAAGCGTGAATCCCATTGCCATTGCTATTGCCCAGGGAGCAACTTTTGTGTCCCGTGGCTTTGCTGGTGATATGAAACATCTCACCTGGCTGATCGAACAGGCATTGCAACACAAAGGCTACAGCCTGGTCGATGTTTTCCAACCCTGTGTCAGCTTCAATAAAGTAAATACCTATCAGTGGTACATGAAGCGAGTCTATAAACTGCAGGACGATACCGATTACGATGTGACCAATCGCACGCTGGCGTTTGAAAAATCGCTGGAATGGGGCGATAAAATTCCCATTGGGATTTTTTATCAGGTGAAAGGCAAGCTGACCTACGCAGATCAGTTGCCCGTGCTGAAAAAAGGCGCTATGGTGAAACAAGCAATGAGAACCAGTGTGCCCGAAGAGGTGAAGAATCAGTTTGTTTAA
- the bcp gene encoding thioredoxin-dependent thiol peroxidase: MLKVGDKAPDFTLKSDKDEDVKLSDYLGKAEIVLYFYPKDNTPGCTKEACSFRDNIQPIRAKNAVVLGISPDSVKSHQSFVKKQNLNFTLLSDPDNKVAQAYGAWGEKSMYGKKYMGILRTTFVIGKDGRIKHVFEKVKPEGHAEEVLQVLGN, translated from the coding sequence ATGTTAAAAGTCGGAGATAAAGCGCCTGATTTCACGTTGAAATCAGATAAAGACGAAGATGTAAAATTATCAGATTATCTTGGTAAAGCGGAAATTGTTTTATACTTTTATCCGAAAGATAATACGCCAGGCTGCACCAAAGAAGCCTGTTCGTTCCGAGATAATATTCAACCTATCCGAGCAAAGAACGCCGTGGTGCTAGGCATCAGTCCTGATAGCGTGAAATCGCATCAAAGCTTCGTGAAAAAGCAGAACTTGAATTTCACCTTGCTCAGCGATCCCGATAATAAAGTGGCTCAAGCGTATGGCGCCTGGGGCGAAAAGAGCATGTACGGCAAAAAATACATGGGGATCCTGCGAACCACATTTGTGATCGGCAAAGATGGCAGGATCAAGCATGTGTTTGAAAAGGTGAAGCCGGAAGGACATGCGGAAGAAGTGCTTCAAGTGTTGGGCAATTAG
- a CDS encoding glutaredoxin family protein, with the protein MFEYEVKNRIPILMAISTCPRCQRMKKFLEMNGIKAKIVDIDLLPIEEKKANMRFLQPINPRLSFPTLIVGDLAVIGEDYEGAKEVLGL; encoded by the coding sequence ATGTTTGAATATGAAGTAAAAAATAGAATACCGATACTGATGGCAATCAGCACCTGTCCCCGATGTCAGCGGATGAAGAAATTTTTGGAAATGAATGGTATCAAGGCGAAAATTGTGGATATTGATTTATTGCCGATTGAAGAAAAAAAAGCCAATATGAGATTTCTCCAGCCGATTAACCCTCGACTTTCATTCCCGACATTGATCGTGGGAGATTTGGCAGTGATCGGAGAAGACTATGAAGGCGCCAAGGAGGTGCTCGGCTTATGA
- a CDS encoding ferredoxin:thioredoxin reductase, whose translation MTVEQYHEVLKKFAPKQGLILNNDWDIVRPLLEGLLKNGERYGYRSCPCRPAAGVLEKDRDIVCPCVYAKPDIAEYGACYCWLYVSEDWNAGKIPHVQVPERRPVEKILDF comes from the coding sequence ATGACCGTGGAGCAATATCATGAGGTCTTGAAAAAATTTGCCCCCAAGCAGGGGCTGATTTTAAATAACGATTGGGATATCGTTCGGCCATTGTTGGAGGGGCTATTAAAAAATGGCGAGCGCTATGGTTATCGCTCCTGTCCCTGTCGGCCAGCAGCGGGCGTGTTGGAGAAAGATCGGGACATCGTTTGCCCTTGCGTCTATGCCAAGCCCGATATTGCGGAATATGGCGCTTGCTACTGCTGGCTGTACGTGTCCGAGGACTGGAATGCGGGTAAAATTCCGCACGTCCAGGTGCCAGAGCGACGGCCTGTGGAGAAGATTTTGGATTTTTGA
- a CDS encoding DUF2283 domain-containing protein yields the protein MATAAAVKNIFQAVPYIKKIGAKHIWFDFDEEADVLYISLERPQNATDTDILEDGVFLRLRGKKVVGITITNLSKKF from the coding sequence ATGGCAACAGCAGCAGCAGTGAAAAATATTTTTCAGGCAGTGCCATATATCAAAAAAATTGGTGCCAAACACATCTGGTTTGATTTTGATGAAGAAGCAGATGTGCTGTATATTAGCCTGGAGAGACCTCAGAATGCGACCGATACTGACATCTTGGAAGATGGGGTGTTTCTCAGACTTCGAGGGAAAAAAGTCGTTGGGATAACGATTACCAATTTGAGCAAAAAATTTTGA